The following are encoded in a window of Manihot esculenta cultivar AM560-2 chromosome 8, M.esculenta_v8, whole genome shotgun sequence genomic DNA:
- the LOC110620608 gene encoding nudix hydrolase 12, mitochondrial, translated as MSSLSARTGRHKQRYQDHLRLVAGCIPYKLDKNVQDKNCRVEDSVRVLMISTPNRKDLVFPKGGWEDDETLDQAACREAMEEAGVTGLLGENPLGVWEFRSKSSQNSGSLLGGCKGYMFALKVTEELDHWPGQASYKRKWLSTEEAFEFCRYEWMREALKMFQASLSKDNAHGKEEEPTESDQMLSSGCFVKTSGVQHLEESSAKPCLMTI; from the exons ATGTCATCTCTTTCAGCGCGAACGGGCAGACACAAACAACGTTACCAGGATCATCTTAGGCTTGTAGCTGG GTGCATTCCTTATAAACTTGACAAGAACGTTCAGGATAAAAACTGTAGGGTGGAGGACAGTGTACGTGTCCTCATGATTTCTACCCCAAATCGTAAAGATCTTGTCTTTCCAAAG GGTGGATGGGAAGACGATGAGACCCTTGATCAAGCTGCATGTCGAGAGGCCATGGAGGAAGCTGGAGTTACAGGACTACTTGGT GAAAATCCACTAGGAGTTTGGGAGTTTCGAAGCAAAAGCAGCCAGAATAGTGGCAGCTTATTAGGAGGCTGCAAAGGCTACATGTTCGCTTTGAAGGTAACCGAAGAGCTTGACCATTGGCCAGGACAGGCTAGTTACAAGAGAAAATGG CTTAGCACAGAGGAAGCATTTGAATTTTGCCGGTATGAATGGATGAGAGAAGCTCTTAAAATGTTTCAGGCAAGTCTCTCCAAGGACAATGCACATGGTAAAGAGGAAGAGCCGACAGAGAGTGATCAAATGTTGTCATCAGGTTGCTTTGTAAAGACATCTGGTGTCCAGCACCTTGAAGAATCCTCGGCCAAGCCTTGTTTAATGACTATCTAG